Proteins found in one Rhinolophus ferrumequinum isolate MPI-CBG mRhiFer1 chromosome 9, mRhiFer1_v1.p, whole genome shotgun sequence genomic segment:
- the MARCKSL1 gene encoding MARCKS-related protein, which produces MGSQSSKAPRGDVTAEEAAGASPAKANGQENGHVKSNGDLSPKGEGESPPVNGTEEAAGATGDAIEPAPPSQGADAKGDAPAKETPKKKKKFSFKKPFKLSGLSFKRNRKEGGGDSSASSPTEEEQEQGEIGACSEEGTAQEGKVVATPESQEPQAKGAEASAASKGGDTEEEAGSQAAGLSTPSGPESGPTPASEQNE; this is translated from the exons ATGGGCAGCCAGAGCTCCAAGGCTCCCCGGGGCGACGTGACCGCCGAGGAGGCTGCAGGCGCTTCCCCAGCTAAGGCCAACGGACAG GAGAATGGCCACGTGAAAAGCAATGGAGACTTATCCCCCAAGGGTGAAGGGGAGTCGCCCCCCGTGAACGGAACAGAGGAGGCAGCCGGGGCCACTGGCGATGCCATCGAGCCAGCACCCCCTAGCCAGGGCGCTGATGCCAAGGGGGACGCCCCCGCCAAGGAGACccccaagaagaagaagaagttctCTTTCAAGAAGCCTTTCAAATTGAGTGGCCTGTCCTTCAAGAGAAATcggaaggagggtgggggtgatTCGTCTGCCTCCTCACCCACAGAGGAAGAGCAGGAGCAGGGGGAGATCGGTGCCTGCAGCGAGGAAGGCACTGCCCAGGAAGGGAAGGTTGTTGCCACCCCCGAGAGCCAGGAGCCCCAGGCCAAGGGGGCAGAGGCTAGTGCTGCCTCCAAGGGAGGAGACACAGAAGAAGAGGCAGGGTCCCAGGCCGCCGGCCTGTCCACTCCCTCGGGGCCGGAGAGTGGCCCTACACCTGCCAGCGAGCAGAATGAGTag
- the FAM229A gene encoding protein FAM229A, translating to MQPSPSTPGTAPAADTCPAPPGPERPLAARAQAAASSLGPASASGRASGVLDMSAQEPPQVRRFPIEAGDSPSLAAAPESQDNPEPVATEHNPVRPLRRCPGCHCLTLLHVPIDVYLAMGGSPGARAT from the exons ATGCAGCCCTCCCCCTCGACGCCCGGGACCGCACCCGCCGCAGACACCTGCCCGGCTCCTCCTGGACCGGAGCGTCCTCTCGCGGCCAGGGCTCAGGCAGCTGCTTCCAGCCTGGGACCGGCCTCGGCCTCCGGCAG AGCATCCGGGGTCCTGGACATGAGTGCCCAGGAGCCCCCGCAGGTTCGAAGATTTCCCATTGAGGCCGGAGACTCCCCTAGCCTTGCCGCCGCCCCCGAATCCCAGGACAACCCAGAGCCGGTAGCTACAGAGCACAACCCGGTCAG GCCGCTTCGACGCTGCCCCGGCTGCCACTGCCTGACGCTGCTGCACGTGCCCATCGACGTCTACCTGGCTATGGGCGGGAGCCCGGGGGCCCGCGCCACCTAA
- the TSSK3 gene encoding testis-specific serine/threonine-protein kinase 3: protein MEDFLLSNGYQLGKTIGEGTYSKVKEAFSKKHQRKVAIKIIDKMGGPEEFIQRFLPRELQIVRTLDHKNIIQVYEMLESADGKIYLVMELAEGGDVFDCVLNGGPMPESQAKALFRQMVEAIRYCHDCGVAHRDLKCENALLQGFNLKLTDFGFAKVLPKSRRELSQTFCGSTAYAAPEVLQGIPHDSKKGDVWSLGVVLYVMLCASLPFDDTDIPKMLWQQQKGVSFPTHLGISAECQDLLKQLLEPDMILRPSIEEVSWHPWLASTS, encoded by the exons ATGGAGGACTTTCTGCTCTCCAATGGATACCAGCTGGGCAAGACCATTGGGGAAGGGACCTACTCAAAAGTCAAAGAAGCATTTTCCAAAAAACACCAAAGAAAGGTGGCAATTAAAATTATAGACAAGATGGGAGGGCCAGAAG AGTTTATCCAGAGATTCCTGCCTCGGGAACTCCAGATTGTCCGGACTCTGGACCACAAGAATATCATCCAGGTGTATGAGATGCTGGAGTCTGCAGACGGGAAAATCTACCTGGTGATGGAGCTGGCTGAGGGAGGGGATGTGTTTGACTGCGTGCTGAATGGGGGGCCAATGCCTGAGAGCCAGGCCAAGGCCCTCTTCCGTCAGATGGTCGAGGCCATCCGCTACTGCCACGACTGTGGCGTAGCCCATCGGGATCTCAAGTGTGAGAATGCCTTGTTGCAGGGCTTTAACCTGAAGCTGACTGACTTTGGCTTTGCCAAGGTGTTGCCCAAGTCACGCCGGGAGCTGAGCCAGACCTTCTGCGGCAGCACAGCCTACGCTGCCCCCGAGGTGCTGCAGGGTATTCCCCATGACAGCAAGAAGGGTGACGTCTGGAGCCTGGGCGTCGTCCTCTACGTCATGCTCTGTGCCAGCCTACCTTTTGACGACACAGACATCCCCAAGATGCTGTGGCAGCAGCAGAAGGGGGTGTCCTTCCCCACTCATCTGGGCATCTCGGCTGAATGCCAGGACCTGCTTAAGCAGCTCCTAGAACCAGACATGATCCTCAGGCCTTCAATCGAAGAAGTTAGTTGGCATCCATGGCTAGCAAGCACTTCATAA